The sequence below is a genomic window from Acetivibrio clariflavus DSM 19732.
GCAAAATAGCAATTTTCAGAGGAGTTTTGGTTCAGTTTATTATAATACTCAAATTGTAGATTTATCAGGACTTGATGGAGAAAGAGTGCATAAGGAAATTAGTCAAAAAATTAGTTCGGGTTTTCCTATTAATGAGGCTGACAAACTGAGCCTGGTATTTCTTCCATTTATGAAGAATTCCTTACCTTTTAATGAAGTGTTGCTGAAGGTTATGTCAATCATAGGGAAAATAAAGGATGAAGAAGAAAGGATAGCGTACTTAACAGTAATTTCAGAAATTGTATCGAGATTAATAGGTAAACAAGGGGTTGAGGTTTTAAAGGAATATCTCATGGATACGGAGGTAGGATTAAGTATAAAAGATGCAGGGGTTAAGGAGGGAATGCGGGAATCAATAATTATAATACTTTTGGAGAAATTTAACGTCCTACCTGATGACATCTACTATGCAATTGCGAAACAAAACAACGAGGACACATTAATGAAATGGCTTCAGATGGTGACCAGCATTTGCAGTATAGACGAACTAAAGAAAATGGTATTTAACATCGAATAAAAAATCCTATAAGATTACTATTGTTCCTATAAGTCATATTTCTCCTATTTCCTTAACACCTTATGCCCTGAACCCTATTAATTATATGTATATTAGTTGAGATGGGAAAAGGCTTATGTATAAAGGAATTGAAAGTGTTTTAAGGCGACAAAAATTTTGGCAGACTTTATTACAAATGCATGACATTTTATAAATTTGGACCTGACAAATTTTTTTGTGCGCGCTACAATTATCTTATAAATTTATATTTCAGAGGGGATGATTATAGATGAAAAAGAAAATAAAAAATATTATGCTTTATATAGCCATACCAACCACTATTGCATATATAGTTTTTTTCTTGCTTTATTATTTTTATCAGAGAATGTTTTATGAATACAGGTTACTGGCAATTATACCGTTCTTAATAGTTACAATGTATTTAATGATAGATAACATAAGAGAGTGGAAGGTGATAAAGCAGCAGAGTTAGATGACAAGGGGTAAGGGAAAAGATGAGGTTAAACCTTATCCCTTGTCCCTAAATCCTGTAAAGAGTAAAGGGTACAGGAAGCAGGTTAGGAGTTATGAAGTATGTAATAATAAGTCTAATAGTATGTATCACAATTGTCAGCATTTCTGCAATAATAGGCATTATAAAACGAAAATAGAAAGTATTATAGATAGCAAAAAAACAGGCAAAATGAGCCTGTTTTTTTAAGCCTTAAACTAATGTTTCTATTGCTGCCTCCAATTCTTCTTGTCTTGGAATGGTATATACCTGAGCCGTAACAAAACCTGAAGAGTGACCTGCTAACTTGGCAACTACAGAAATATCAACGCCATTTTTGAGTAAAGTTCGGCAAAAATAATGTCTGAAGGAATGGATAGTTACATCAGTAATCCCGATTTGTTCACAGTATTTTTTAAAAATCTTCCAGATTCCTGACCTAGTGTAAGGGGTCTTGCGCTCAGAAATAAACAGATTATCATACTCTGTTTTAATGTTCTTTCTAATCTCCATCCAGTTGTTTATTGCATCCCGAACATCCTTATGCAGAGGTATATAGCGTACTTTATTTTGTTTACCTATGACTTTTAATGTCCCTTTTCGTTCACTGATTTCAAAGTCGCTTAAACGGATATTTATGAGTTCAGAATTTCTAACTCCACATCTGGTTAAAATTTCAAACATAGCGATGTGAGCCTTATTTCCACAACGATATATATGACGGCGTAAGGCACGATAGGTTTGTTCATCTATAGACTTGGGAGCAGCAGGCGATTGTATCTTTATTTTTTTAAGATTCTGTGCGGGATTGTGTTTAATATATTTTTCTGATACTAAAAAAGAGAAGTAACATTTTAAACTAGCCAGCCTAAGGTTAATAGTTGTTTCCTTTAAATGTCTTGTTCCTTGCATATATGAGCGCATATCTCTGATATCAATTTCAGTTACCACAGAAGGGTTAAAACTTATACCATTGGTTTCTTCAAACCATTTCGCAAATGCTTGTATGTGTTCAATATATGTCTTAATTGTAGAGTCAGACCTATCTATGCTTATTAAATAAGCAGCAAATTCATCAAGATAAAGATTACCATCACTTAATCCCTTATTATCTCCCATTATCAACATCCTTCCATATAAGTTTTTAATACTATAAAAGATATTGGATAAGGGTTTCAAGTGGGTGTTAAAGTTTTGTTTCCAATTTTTCAAGAGATAATGAGTGATTATTGGGGATTTTTATTTAGTTTTAAGGGAAATTGGAAAAAGAATTTAGATTTTGTTGACAAGTTTTGTGGAAAAAATATGAAACTTGTCCTATAATTTATATAAGTAATAAATATATTTTGTGAGGTTTTCGTATGAAGCAATTTCCTGATTTACATAACTGGTTTGATATAAGTGAGTACTATGAGCATAATCAGTGCAGAACAATTACACTGCTTTGGAAAAAAGATTTGAAAGAAGATGACATACAGCGCTTTGTAGTTGAATTCGCTAAATTGATTTGTAGAGTACGGTGTAATGGGGAATTAGTATTAAAAGATAATGGTGAAGATTTATGTTATAAATTTCAGCAAGTAATTGATAATAAAATTGAATTAGAGAAAGAAGAAAAAGAGTACCTTGCTCAATCTATTTTTTTTGATGGAATGATAAGTCAATCTAAGTATAATAAAACAAAAAATTATATTGAATCTCTAGACCGAGAAGCGTTTAATGGGTATTTTGGTGAGGTATTGTTTTATATTGTAAGAGAACAATGTCTTGAAGATGAAAAAATAATAATTGAACCGAGTTGTCCTAAAACATATTCGAAGCAGCCAGGCTTAGATTATGTTGAAATTAGAAAAAGTGATTATGACTATTATTTTATTATTGGAGAAGTCAAAACCACTGATGATACAATTGATGATTATCCTGACAGAATTCTTGATTCATTAATAGAGAGACCTGTACATCTAATACATCAAACAATTAATGCTTTTAAAGAACGGACCAAATATAGTGCACCGGAAGATTTAAAGAATTTTATCAACAGAATGCCAATATACTTTATGAATAAGAATCCAACAAAACATAAAAGATTTGCAGGGGTTATTAATTATGGGAGGAACTCTCCTCCACAAAAAACTGTATTTAAAAACTTTTGCACTAAATGTGCAACTCATTTGTATGATAGCAGTGAGTGTAGAAAAATAAAATTAATTGGAATTAAAGGAATGAAAGATATTAAAGAAAGAGTGTTGGAAGTAATATGGACAAACTTATAGATATGAATAAGTTATATCTTTGCTTAAAAGATATTATCGAGAATAAAAAAGAAGTAGAAAGGGTCAGGGAAGTTATTATTGACCTTCATTTTTACATACAAAAATTTATACTCGATAGAAAAGAAGTAGATAATATCGACCGAACTTCTATGGAAAGCATTTCAATGTATTTACTTTCCTTGTTAACTAATGTAACAAGTGAAGAAATGAAAAAATATATTCAAGACTTTTATATTGAAGGATTAAATATTGCTGGACTAATATTTGAGTTGCTTGCTGATGTAGAGTTTGAAGGCTTTGAAAAAAAGCATCAGTACTTATTTTATTCCTCAGTTTCATACAGTTTAGCAGATAAAGAAGCAAGTGCAGCGGTCATAGGTAAAAGGTTGAAGTCGATTATTGAAAATGACAAAATCCCCAGTTTGGATATTGATGTTAAAAAATCATGGATATATATTTGCCTTACTTTAAGTAGAGAATTTAAAACAATATATAAAGATAGAAATCAATTGGACTTATCAATTAAATTATCTAAAAATACTATATGGGATTTTTTGAATAGAATTTTAATCCTAAATGCTTGTTCATTTGTTGACGGATTTGATAATGAAATCATATTTGAAAATATGGAGGAACTAAAGAACTTTTTAATACAACAGGATGATATAGAGACCTTATTTTATATTTCATTATTGAGTGAAGTGTTACACAAAATGCACAGTAAAAGTGTGTGGTCAATACTTCCACGGGAAGGCTTTACAAATGAATATATAAAAGTCCTAACAAAGTATGATAGTAGAAATGTTTATGAATTATGGAAATCCCAGTTAGATGCTTTGAGGTGCAATAATAAAGGATTTAATTATCTAAGCGAAAATATAAAAAGAGTACTTATTTCTATGCCTACAAGTGCAGGAAAAAGTTTTGTCGCAGAATTAGCGATAGTGAAGGCGCTACAGTTATCGGAAGATAAGGTATGTATATATGTAACCCCAACACGGGCTCTTATGTCTGAGATTGAAAGTAACTTGTTCTATAGGTTAAGAAAAGTTGGATACAATGTTACATCAGTTCTTGACACTGATGAGAATGAATATGAGAATGATTTATTAAATCATGCTAATGTTCTTGTAGTAACACCTGAAAAACTAGATTTATTGTTACGGAGGCATAAAGAATTTATTGAAAGAATAAATTTGATTATTTTCGATGAGTTTCACAAAGTGGCTGATAACAGTAGGGGTTGGTTGTTAGAAACACTAATTACATGGTTCATGATTAAACAGCAACAATATGGTTTTAAAATTATTCTAATGTCGGCTATTGTTAGCAATAGTGAAGAAGTTAATGTTTGGCTCGAAAATGATGAGTTTAAACCTGTAGTATCGGAATGGACTCCAAGCAGGAGAGTTTATGGTGTATTAATTCCTGATACTGACCGTACTAAATATATAAGAATTAGTGATAAAAAAAGACAAAAAATAACTCCATATCGCCTTATTTATAAATATCTTGAAAGAAGAAGGGCTATAGAAGACGTAATTACAGATATAATAGTTGAATATAAAAATTCAAATAGACGGTGGAAAAAAAGCAATAATAAATATGATACAAAATACGACCGTTGTTTTAAGTTCATAAAAACATTGAATAACGGTAAAGTGTTGGTTTATTTTTTTACCAAAATAGACCTAGAGCGTTTTATTGAATATTCAGATAAATATCTGCCTTTAAAAAACGATGTGAGAATAAATAAACTAAAAGAATTTTTAGAGAGCCGACTAGGAAGTGAACACCCTCTGGTCAATAGCATATTATATGGAGTTGCCTATCATCATGGGGATTTACCTATTGAAGTAAGAAAAGAAATAGAAAAAGCATATAAGTCAGATTTAATAGATGTCTTAGCATGTACCACAACATTATCTGATGGGGTAAATTTACCAATCAAAAATTTTGTTTTAGGTTCTTTTACATCGTATGAAGGAGAACATAAATTATCCATTGCAGATTTTAAAAATATAGTTGGCAGGGCTGGAAGAGCCTATATTGATACTGAAGGAAAGATATTTTTGATTTTTCATCCAGAATACTATTTTAATAATGATAATAAAAGTTACTTCAGACAACTTTTATTTTGCGAATCTCAAGAAACTAATGTTTCAAGTTCGATGATTGAAGAATTTGATAAAATATACTCAATTATCGACCAGTTAGAGGAAGTAATAGAAATATCCATACAGGATGTGGAGAAATCCCTATTAGATTTTATTGATAGGTTACAGGTATTTATTTTTAGTTTATATGAAGAGCATATAAACTATATAAATAGTTATGATGATTTATATGAACTATTAATGAATTCACTATTTGCCAAACAAGCGGATGATAAAGCATTAGATAAGTTTGATAAAATATGTATTAAGTATTATGACTTTATTAAGGAATTAGATAAGAGCATTATAGAAAAATTTAATAGGACGGGACTTAGTTTTAGGTCTAATCGCATCTTGTTAGAAATTATTGACGAGATTTCAAAAAATGAAAGTGGATTCGATTTCCGGTTACAAACAATTATAACTCCAGAAATATTTGAAAAGATAATTGAATTAAAGGAAATTAGCCCTAAACAATATTATTATAAAGTAGGCAATAAAAAAGTTAATTATAATATCGACCATTATAAGGCTTTTATGAGTTGGATTAGTGGAGATAGTTTTCTCAAAATCCGGGACTCTATATTCTATGAAGACAATAATATCTCAAACAGAACCCAGACTTGTGTCAATTATATCAATGATATGTTTTTATATAAACTACCTTGGGCTTTTAGTTCTCTATATGCTTTAGCCAAAGATAGTTTAATGTTTGCTGATTTTATCTTAAAGGATTTACCCGCTAAAATAAAATATGGTGTGGAGAATTTGGAAGCAGTTAAATTATGTACATTAGGTATTGAATCCCGAGAATTGGCCAATACATTGGCAGTGCTATACGAGAACGAGTCATCCAAAGACCCTGAATGGGCTATAGATAAGTGGATTTTAGAAAAAAGATTTTACGAATTAGAAAAAAGCATAAAAGGAATAGATGATATTTCTATAAGGCAAATTGCAAGGGTTAGAACTAAATTGAGAAACAGAACTTCATTTTTAAGAGATACAGGTAAAATTATATGTGATGTAAGAGGATTACAGTTTTATGATTATTTCAATTTGTACAGTAATAAAAGTATAAATAAGAATACACAACTGTTATTAAATCATGAGCCTCAAAACTTATACGATGAATTCGCTATTGAAGTTAAAACTCTAAAGGGAGAAAAAATTGGCTATGTGCCTGCTGAATATTCAGAAGAAATATTTGAGTATATTCAAGGCGACCATGTTTTAAAGGTAGAGATTATTAGGTTAACAGCCAGAACAGTAGAAATAATAATAAAAGTTAGTAATTAAAAAGAAAATATATTAGTATTCATTTAAATTGATTATAAAACTTGATAAGAATGTGTAGCCCTCTTTATATTATACACAGTTTAGAAATAGGAATTTTATAGATATAAGGAGGGCTTATTTTATGCTTTTAAAATCGGAAGAAATTTATTCAAAATTCAATGAAGAAAATATTCAAGTTGTAATTCCTAAAAAATTACTATGCGCTTTATTGCAGCAGGCAGATAGACTTCGTGAAGTATTAGGTAATGAAGAAGAGGTAGTAAATAACTTTGCAATATATGAATATATAAGTAATGCCGAGATGTTAATGGTCAAATTACTTATCTTAATGGCCGAACCATATGGTAAAAAGGAAATTATTTTGGATATAAACATTGCAGAGTTTCTGGTCTTAAGGGATTTGGTATTTTGCAATTATTCATTACCACATCTAAGAGGGAAAATGAGGCCTTCTATCCGCAAAGCATACAAGGATTTTTATGATGAGATTGAAGACATCTTTGAAATGTTAGAGCAGGATGAAATAAAAGCATATTGGGATTATATTAAGAATTACAGAATAAAAGGTTGCATTCTTCATTAGGCAATAGGGAAAAGGCATTAGCAGGAATTAAATTCTGCCGATGCTTTTTTCTTATAGAAAATTTTACAACTGAAAAGATAACCTCAAAAGTTTGTAAAAATATTTTTTACAAACCGTATCTTTTTTTACACTTTTGGTGTATAATAAAGTAGGAGGTGTAAAAATGAGCATGGAATTATTATTCGAAAATCGAAAACTAATCGGTAAAAATATATTAAATATCATTAAAGACAATGGATATACAAAGTCTTCCTTTTCAAGGCTTACTAATATTTCACGGCCTACTTTAGATAAACTAATCAAAGGAGAAGTCGACAGCCTCGCTACATTCAAAACCCATATTCAAAAGATTTTGGACAGCCAGGACATGGATGAAGAACAACTACTAAATTATGTTCCAAAGTACAATGCGAAAAAGGAACCTGTTTTTGCGCTGTCTGACAATGCTCCAGAGAATCATGCCCTGAACCCTAATGCTCAAGAGATGTTTGGTATTTTAGAGGATATAGTTCATATGTGCGAACTGTATTACAATTAAGAAGGTGCAGATTATGTCGGAATTAATAACGAGTAATAATCTTGAGCAGGTTATTGAAAAAAATAACCTGATTAAAGATGATATATTAAGATTAACAAATGATTTTACAGTCAGATTTAATAAGTCGAGGGTAACGGGACAGGATAAACTGTCTTTTTCGGTATTAAAAGAGAAGCATTTAATCCAGATTCCCATTGATGATGAGTATTGGGGCGGGGCTATTATTACAAAGGGAAATATTAAAATACCAGTTATCAATACAGCCCAGCCCCGTGTCTATCAATATTTTGTGGCATGGCATGAAATATATCATTTGTTCTATGACCTCAATTTAATGGATGAGACCCATAATATTGCCGTTGATATGGATTTAAATGAAAGAAGAGCAGATTATTTTGCTGCAAAAATGATTTTTGGCAATGTGTACGACTACTACTATTCATTAGATGATGAAGATTTTATTGACAGAGTCATAAAATGCATGGATGTATATAAGGCACCATATAAGGCAGTACTGATAGAACTGTTCGAAGAAGCCGTTACAAAATATAATGATTTGGATTTAAAAGAAAAAATTCTTGAGCATTTTGATAATAAACCTGAGAACTTAGTGCAAAAATTTATAGATTTGGAATTGGATGCAGAGTTAGTAAAACCCTCATTTGTTGTAAGTTTGGGGGGATTAGAGAAAAAGATACAAAATGCTATGAAAGAAAACCCAGATGTCTCCCATCATAAAGATAATTATCAGTTTCTGCTCACGCTAAAGAATAAAATTAAAAAAGGAGTGGAGGGACTTGCCAAATGAAAGGAGAAGGCATAAAAGAATTAAAAAAATACCTTTCCACGGGCATGTCTCTCAAAGTTTGCATCCTGGATAATAACTCTGTTGAATTTTTAACATGGGTACGCAAGAGCGTCAGCCCTGAAAAGATATTTAGCCAGTATGATATGATTCTTATCCCCAAATGGGTATGGGTTGAGGTCTGTGATAGTGATAATAGAAAAAGTTACATAAATGATTTAAAACATTATTCGAAGGTCCAAATTATAGATGAAGTTGATTATTTAACATTGGTGGATTACAAAGAAGCAGAATTATACTATCTGTTTTTGCATTGCTGCTACAATGTGAGCAGGCTTGTTAGTTTTATCAAGAAAAACATCTTAAAAAATAGGCCTATAGAGGATTTAGACCCTTATGAGGAATGGCTTAGCGTGTTTTATGAAGAGGGACTAGACCAAAGAAAACTTTCAAACGGAAGAATTCAGAAGAAGAATGCAGGAGAGATATCTATTGCCGTTTTAAGTTATATCCTTTCCTATTATTACAGTGGAAGCATTGATATTATAACTATCTTCAGCAGTGACAGGGATACCTATGAATTTGTTTCTAAGGCTAAAGAAATGCTTTATAGAGATGAGCGATTTAAAGACAGGAGCAATACTTCCATAACTTTCAAATCGAATGACTTTTTGATTTATGAATGGACAAGGCTTGGGTATATAAACGAAGAAAATATTGATGCTTTTGTGGACAGTTACAGGCAGACGAGGAGAATAAAATTTACGAGAAAAAAACAGGATAATTCAATTGAGGAGCAAGACAAATTGATAGATAATGCAGCATTTTTAGAAATGTTAAAGGACAGCACGATACATTTAATCTTTTGAATATACTGGACTATAGTAAAAAGGTTTTAGTAGATTTTAAGCCTACCAAAACCTTTTTCTTATTGCTTTAATATTTCTTATCTTTTTTAAAGTATGATTGAACCTTTACGGTAAAAGAAAGAAGCATAATAAGGAATATACCTTGCAGGGAGCCTGCAATAAAGCGGATAAACATATTTTCTGTAATAATGGTAAATGGTAACAAAAACATGCTCATGAGAATTACCAGTTTTATAGTCAAAAAAACACTATGCCTCATAAAATACCTCCTTATGTCTGGAATTACACAAAATCTTATCCGATTACTACATATCATTTCAAGCAATAATTTTGACGTTTAAAATAAAGTTGTTTTATGTTAAAATAAAATACACAGCATAGATGGTTTAAATGCCATTGACACAGACATCTAAGTAAAAGGTGTCTTGGAGTCAGTGGCATTTTTTATTTTGAAATTTAGGAGTTTAGGGATAAGGTTTAAGGCATAAGGGATATTACGATTATACTAATCCTTGGTTCTTAAACCCTAGTCTCTAATCCCTAACATATGGAGGTGTTTGTGTGGCCAAAAGAAACACAAATTGGGATGAAAATAA
It includes:
- a CDS encoding tyrosine-type recombinase/integrase, whose translation is MGDNKGLSDGNLYLDEFAAYLISIDRSDSTIKTYIEHIQAFAKWFEETNGISFNPSVVTEIDIRDMRSYMQGTRHLKETTINLRLASLKCYFSFLVSEKYIKHNPAQNLKKIKIQSPAAPKSIDEQTYRALRRHIYRCGNKAHIAMFEILTRCGVRNSELINIRLSDFEISERKGTLKVIGKQNKVRYIPLHKDVRDAINNWMEIRKNIKTEYDNLFISERKTPYTRSGIWKIFKKYCEQIGITDVTIHSFRHYFCRTLLKNGVDISVVAKLAGHSSGFVTAQVYTIPRQEELEAAIETLV
- a CDS encoding Hachiman antiphage defense system protein HamA translates to MKQFPDLHNWFDISEYYEHNQCRTITLLWKKDLKEDDIQRFVVEFAKLICRVRCNGELVLKDNGEDLCYKFQQVIDNKIELEKEEKEYLAQSIFFDGMISQSKYNKTKNYIESLDREAFNGYFGEVLFYIVREQCLEDEKIIIEPSCPKTYSKQPGLDYVEIRKSDYDYYFIIGEVKTTDDTIDDYPDRILDSLIERPVHLIHQTINAFKERTKYSAPEDLKNFINRMPIYFMNKNPTKHKRFAGVINYGRNSPPQKTVFKNFCTKCATHLYDSSECRKIKLIGIKGMKDIKERVLEVIWTNL
- a CDS encoding DEAD/DEAH box helicase; its protein translation is MDKLIDMNKLYLCLKDIIENKKEVERVREVIIDLHFYIQKFILDRKEVDNIDRTSMESISMYLLSLLTNVTSEEMKKYIQDFYIEGLNIAGLIFELLADVEFEGFEKKHQYLFYSSVSYSLADKEASAAVIGKRLKSIIENDKIPSLDIDVKKSWIYICLTLSREFKTIYKDRNQLDLSIKLSKNTIWDFLNRILILNACSFVDGFDNEIIFENMEELKNFLIQQDDIETLFYISLLSEVLHKMHSKSVWSILPREGFTNEYIKVLTKYDSRNVYELWKSQLDALRCNNKGFNYLSENIKRVLISMPTSAGKSFVAELAIVKALQLSEDKVCIYVTPTRALMSEIESNLFYRLRKVGYNVTSVLDTDENEYENDLLNHANVLVVTPEKLDLLLRRHKEFIERINLIIFDEFHKVADNSRGWLLETLITWFMIKQQQYGFKIILMSAIVSNSEEVNVWLENDEFKPVVSEWTPSRRVYGVLIPDTDRTKYIRISDKKRQKITPYRLIYKYLERRRAIEDVITDIIVEYKNSNRRWKKSNNKYDTKYDRCFKFIKTLNNGKVLVYFFTKIDLERFIEYSDKYLPLKNDVRINKLKEFLESRLGSEHPLVNSILYGVAYHHGDLPIEVRKEIEKAYKSDLIDVLACTTTLSDGVNLPIKNFVLGSFTSYEGEHKLSIADFKNIVGRAGRAYIDTEGKIFLIFHPEYYFNNDNKSYFRQLLFCESQETNVSSSMIEEFDKIYSIIDQLEEVIEISIQDVEKSLLDFIDRLQVFIFSLYEEHINYINSYDDLYELLMNSLFAKQADDKALDKFDKICIKYYDFIKELDKSIIEKFNRTGLSFRSNRILLEIIDEISKNESGFDFRLQTIITPEIFEKIIELKEISPKQYYYKVGNKKVNYNIDHYKAFMSWISGDSFLKIRDSIFYEDNNISNRTQTCVNYINDMFLYKLPWAFSSLYALAKDSLMFADFILKDLPAKIKYGVENLEAVKLCTLGIESRELANTLAVLYENESSKDPEWAIDKWILEKRFYELEKSIKGIDDISIRQIARVRTKLRNRTSFLRDTGKIICDVRGLQFYDYFNLYSNKSINKNTQLLLNHEPQNLYDEFAIEVKTLKGEKIGYVPAEYSEEIFEYIQGDHVLKVEIIRLTARTVEIIIKVSN
- a CDS encoding helix-turn-helix domain-containing protein, which gives rise to MSMELLFENRKLIGKNILNIIKDNGYTKSSFSRLTNISRPTLDKLIKGEVDSLATFKTHIQKILDSQDMDEEQLLNYVPKYNAKKEPVFALSDNAPENHALNPNAQEMFGILEDIVHMCELYYN
- a CDS encoding ImmA/IrrE family metallo-endopeptidase, which codes for MSELITSNNLEQVIEKNNLIKDDILRLTNDFTVRFNKSRVTGQDKLSFSVLKEKHLIQIPIDDEYWGGAIITKGNIKIPVINTAQPRVYQYFVAWHEIYHLFYDLNLMDETHNIAVDMDLNERRADYFAAKMIFGNVYDYYYSLDDEDFIDRVIKCMDVYKAPYKAVLIELFEEAVTKYNDLDLKEKILEHFDNKPENLVQKFIDLELDAELVKPSFVVSLGGLEKKIQNAMKENPDVSHHKDNYQFLLTLKNKIKKGVEGLAK